A section of the Roseivirga sp. BDSF3-8 genome encodes:
- a CDS encoding lipocalin-like domain-containing protein, producing MDILEKIKGTWLLDSWTYRDGGGDEKDYFGPGPGGILMFDGRGRMNVQVHRSDRSRFGSEGILGGEPEEISAAFTSYFAYYGTYEKGEEPDTVVNIVEGALFPNWVGDKQVRYVSVQNDYLLLTTPPVLAGEEVRRFTLKWKRSDTQ from the coding sequence ATGGATATACTGGAAAAGATTAAAGGAACCTGGCTACTGGATAGCTGGACGTACCGGGATGGAGGGGGAGATGAGAAGGATTACTTCGGCCCCGGGCCGGGCGGTATACTGATGTTTGACGGCAGAGGCCGGATGAATGTTCAGGTGCACCGGTCTGATAGGAGCAGGTTTGGATCGGAGGGTATTTTAGGTGGAGAACCGGAAGAAATATCTGCTGCTTTCACTTCTTATTTTGCTTACTATGGCACTTATGAAAAAGGGGAAGAACCGGATACGGTTGTGAATATAGTGGAGGGGGCCCTGTTTCCAAACTGGGTGGGAGATAAGCAGGTCAGGTACGTGTCAGTGCAAAATGACTACCTGTTATTAACTACTCCTCCCGTGCTGGCCGGGGAAGAGGTACGTAGGTTTACACTAAAATGGAAACGTTCTGATACTCAATGA
- a CDS encoding trimeric intracellular cation channel family protein, with product MTLQYILELAGTYFFAVSGAVAVQDKDQDWFGAAFTGFITAIGGGSLRDILLGSYPLVWIDDVLLIYAIIAGVATTFLFFRVIAKLRRTFLLFDSLGIAFFTILGLEKALSLGVTAEIAVIMGMFTGVMGGVIRDTLTNEMPVIFRKEVYATACLSGAGMYLTLKYFGVERSPNMLICIALVVAIRLLAVRFKLSLPTLK from the coding sequence ATGACCTTACAGTACATACTAGAGCTAGCTGGAACATACTTTTTTGCTGTATCAGGAGCCGTAGCCGTGCAGGACAAAGATCAGGACTGGTTTGGAGCCGCTTTTACGGGATTTATCACCGCAATAGGAGGCGGTAGCCTGCGGGACATCCTCCTGGGAAGCTACCCCCTCGTATGGATAGACGATGTACTTCTCATCTATGCCATCATAGCAGGTGTGGCCACCACATTCCTCTTCTTCCGTGTAATAGCCAAGCTGCGCAGAACCTTTCTGCTATTTGACTCCCTGGGAATAGCCTTTTTCACCATCCTCGGGCTGGAAAAAGCCCTGAGCCTCGGCGTCACCGCCGAGATTGCCGTGATCATGGGCATGTTTACCGGCGTAATGGGCGGAGTCATACGTGACACCCTCACTAACGAGATGCCCGTTATCTTCAGAAAGGAAGTCTATGCCACCGCCTGCCTTTCAGGTGCAGGAATGTACCTCACCCTTAAGTACTTTGGAGTAGAGCGAAGCCCTAACATGCTCATATGCATAGCACTCGTAGTCGCTATCAGGCTGTTGGCCGTCAGGTTTAAGCTGTCACTACCTACCCTCAAATAG
- a CDS encoding GlxA family transcriptional regulator has translation MITEKTIVFIVPPRVHLLDLTGAAHIFYEAADMGAPLRLVFASPDEGEMVQSTAGLVLGRLGHFSNYTLQPGDYVFVPGLESDLLLSESFYGERSAFFEWLREAYEGGANVASVCTGAFLLAASGILDGKLCTTHWKFYRTIREMFPAIDLKENRLFTDAGRLLTSAGVASGIDLALYVLEKEYGTTLAGRVAREVVVYHRRGEGDPQLSVYLQYRNHLNGRVHRVQEHLSAHLAEKCTLSDLAEVVGTSSRNLTRLFRETTGITIGLYHEKLRAEEALRLERLGHTRDFIAEACGLSSTNQVRHLLNKYREAMA, from the coding sequence ATGATTACAGAAAAAACCATCGTCTTTATCGTGCCGCCACGGGTACATTTACTGGACCTGACGGGGGCGGCTCATATTTTTTATGAAGCGGCAGATATGGGGGCACCGCTTCGTCTGGTGTTTGCTTCTCCGGATGAGGGAGAGATGGTGCAGTCTACGGCAGGCCTGGTACTGGGGCGCTTAGGGCATTTTAGTAACTATACTTTACAGCCGGGGGATTACGTATTTGTGCCGGGGCTTGAATCGGACCTGCTGCTCAGTGAGTCTTTTTATGGAGAACGCAGTGCTTTTTTTGAATGGCTGAGGGAGGCATATGAAGGAGGGGCAAATGTGGCATCTGTATGTACGGGTGCTTTTCTGCTGGCGGCCTCGGGTATACTTGATGGAAAGCTCTGCACGACTCACTGGAAGTTTTACCGTACGATCAGGGAGATGTTTCCGGCTATTGACCTTAAGGAGAACCGGCTTTTTACGGATGCGGGGAGGCTGCTGACGAGTGCGGGGGTGGCTTCGGGCATCGATCTGGCGCTGTATGTGCTGGAAAAAGAGTATGGCACAACGCTGGCGGGACGGGTGGCGAGGGAGGTGGTGGTGTATCACAGGCGGGGAGAGGGGGACCCACAGCTAAGTGTGTACCTGCAATACCGGAATCACCTTAACGGCAGGGTGCACAGGGTGCAGGAGCACCTGAGTGCTCACCTGGCTGAGAAATGTACACTTAGTGACCTGGCTGAGGTGGTGGGGACAAGCTCCCGAAATCTGACGCGGCTATTTCGGGAAACGACCGGAATTACAATCGGGCTGTACCATGAAAAACTGAGGGCAGAGGAAGCCCTGCGGCTGGAAAGACTGGGGCACACGCGGGATTTCATTGCGGAGGCTTGCGGGCTATCCAGTACTAACCAGGTGCGGCATTTATTAAATAAATACCGGGAGGCTATGGCCTGA
- a CDS encoding GyrI-like domain-containing protein, with product MEKARIIQTDGFLLAGMPMEMSLNKDQTNILWQAFMPRRQAIPQPIGHDLYSVEIYPSGFEMATFDNSTVFTKWAAVRVASADNLPRNMKPLQIPKGRYAVFIHHGVAKDFSKTAAFIYEEWLPKSGYMLDQRPHFEVMGKKYYGPIDPRSQEEVYIPVRPA from the coding sequence ATGGAAAAGGCAAGGATCATACAGACCGATGGGTTTCTGCTGGCAGGGATGCCCATGGAAATGTCACTTAATAAGGACCAGACCAATATCCTTTGGCAGGCTTTTATGCCACGCCGCCAGGCCATCCCCCAACCCATAGGGCATGACCTTTATTCAGTGGAGATTTACCCCTCCGGCTTTGAGATGGCCACCTTTGATAACAGTACTGTTTTCACAAAATGGGCTGCCGTAAGAGTAGCTTCCGCAGATAACCTGCCTCGAAATATGAAGCCCCTCCAAATACCCAAGGGCAGATATGCCGTTTTCATTCACCATGGAGTGGCAAAGGATTTTAGCAAAACAGCCGCCTTTATTTATGAAGAGTGGCTACCCAAAAGCGGATACATGCTGGATCAGCGCCCCCATTTTGAGGTCATGGGCAAAAAGTACTACGGCCCAATAGACCCCCGCTCCCAAGAAGAAGTCTACATACCTGTGCGGCCTGCATAG
- a CDS encoding DJ-1/PfpI family protein, which translates to MRNFVLISLAAVAILFASAYRSLPEGGFYCPPCGLACDDVVYEEAGHCVHCGMELVNMATDEREKQMNNDKITVAFYLQDGVEVLDFAGPLEVFSYAGFEVFIVSKTKDPIISQGVLRVVPDYSLDDAPEADILAFFGGNSGLPTNDPEVIDWVKSRAEGADHLFSVCTGAFILGRAGQLDGLTVTTFHQSIEGLRELVPEADVRADVRFVDNGRVITTAGISAGIDGALHLVAKLRGKEAAVQAAGYMEYDKWVPENGLIIGGADRLKYYNR; encoded by the coding sequence ATGAGAAATTTTGTTTTAATTTCACTGGCAGCAGTGGCTATCCTTTTTGCCAGTGCTTACCGGTCTTTGCCAGAGGGCGGATTCTACTGCCCCCCCTGCGGTCTGGCTTGCGATGATGTGGTTTATGAGGAGGCAGGTCATTGTGTGCACTGCGGTATGGAGCTGGTGAACATGGCTACGGATGAAAGAGAAAAGCAAATGAATAATGATAAGATTACGGTGGCCTTTTACCTGCAGGACGGGGTAGAGGTGCTGGATTTTGCCGGGCCGCTGGAGGTTTTTTCCTACGCGGGCTTTGAGGTGTTTATTGTTTCTAAGACGAAGGATCCTATAATCTCGCAGGGGGTGCTGAGGGTGGTGCCGGACTATAGCCTGGATGATGCGCCGGAGGCTGATATACTGGCTTTTTTCGGGGGTAATTCAGGGCTGCCCACTAATGATCCGGAGGTAATCGACTGGGTGAAAAGCCGGGCTGAGGGGGCGGATCACTTGTTTTCGGTATGTACAGGGGCATTTATCCTGGGCCGGGCGGGTCAACTGGATGGGCTTACGGTGACTACTTTTCACCAAAGTATAGAGGGCTTGCGTGAGCTGGTACCGGAGGCGGATGTGCGGGCGGATGTGCGCTTTGTGGATAATGGCCGGGTGATAACCACGGCGGGTATCTCGGCGGGTATAGACGGGGCGCTGCACCTGGTGGCAAAGCTGAGAGGGAAGGAAGCGGCTGTACAGGCGGCGGGATATATGGAGTATGATAAGTGGGTGCCTGAAAACGGCCTGATTATAGGTGGTGCAGATCGTCTTAAGTATTATAACAGATAG
- a CDS encoding pinensin family lanthipeptide: MKKEKLSLEVISVKSFQTNLSDQKAQTVKGGYYSDCCTRQFVDCQSGEGSGGCNSCGGTGGGGGGTGLNCGTRELITCYSPCD; the protein is encoded by the coding sequence ATGAAAAAAGAAAAGCTGTCTCTTGAAGTGATCTCTGTAAAAAGCTTTCAGACGAACCTGTCGGACCAAAAAGCACAAACGGTTAAGGGTGGGTATTACAGTGACTGCTGTACCCGCCAGTTTGTAGACTGCCAGTCCGGTGAAGGGTCGGGCGGATGTAATAGCTGTGGTGGTACGGGAGGCGGAGGCGGAGGCACAGGCCTGAACTGCGGCACCCGGGAGCTGATCACGTGTTACTCGCCGTGTGACTGA